In a genomic window of Gambusia affinis linkage group LG04, SWU_Gaff_1.0, whole genome shotgun sequence:
- the ldlrb gene encoding low-density lipoprotein receptor — MTGVWKGLSTCWCLLMLIHCLAQTDAAFTCSSTQFKCGNGRCVTRRWLCDGSDDCGDGSDELTAVCSEKSCMESQFNCGAPLNHCIPKSWHCDGKADCDNGADERNCTIKECKTDEFRCTNGQCISKAYVCDKDKDCSDGSDEVDCPKPTCHPRSFQCNNSICVSLLWKCDGDRDCLDGSDEWPENCEGKQTKKPSQCGAHDFECSNGECIHGAWRCDGTPDCSDQSDEFNCSQPSCHDGQFQCGNGVCISETLKCNSANDCGDNSDEVGCQTDNVCEGPTNFKCGSGECISMDKVCDSNRDCNDQSDESLKCGKNECSTGNNSCSHQCNDLKIGYNCSCPAGYRLKSDNQTCEDIDECEVPDTCSQICINLPGSYKCDCNDGYQIDPVSKTCKAESGTIATLFFTTKHEVRELTVDRSEYTRLIPELKNAVALDLDIPNKKIFWSDLSQKKIFSSNIDMASNSANHNVVIENGIEAPEGLVVDWIHGNIYWTDSTLKSISVATTEGNKRKTLINEKLGRPRAITIDPENNFMYWTDWGEEAKIEKCGLNGVGRVALVTDNIEWPNGITLDMVNQRLYWVDAKLHAIFSVDVNGGTRHTIISGEENVHHPFSLTVFEEKVFWTESFRGTVSSANRLTGNDINELATDLQNPEALVLYHNLKQPISINWCRVGNSINGGCEHLCLPAPLLDESSPKYTCACPDNMVLAPDMKKCVGAAPPARTDPPKTLSKTTTSKPATRGTTKAAKIPTTSSSVQPKPAGTPQGFQKAVMPEEAPASHPVALYIFLPLGIIAALVCGAVLFWRNWHRKNTNTIHFANPVYQKTTEDEVHICRNGSDGFVYPERQIVSMDDMEIA, encoded by the exons ATGACCGGGGTGTGGAAGGGACTGTCTACATGTTGGTGTCTGTTGATGCTGATTCATTGTCTGGCTCAGACAG ATGCAGCCTTCACATGCAGCTCCACTCAGTTTAAGTGTGGAAACGGGAGATGCGTCACCCGCCGGTGGCTCTGTGATGGCTCCGACGACTGTGGCGATGGGAGTGACGAACTAACAGCTGTCTGCT CGGAAAAATCATGCATGGAGTCCCAGTTCAACTGTGGAGCGCCTTTGAACCACTGCATACCAAAGAGCTGGCATTGTGATGGCAAAGCTGACTGTGACAACGGGGCTGATGAGAGAAACTGCA CTATAAAAGAATGCAAGACCGATGAGTTTAGGTGCACCAATGGTCAGTGTATATCCAAGGCTTATGTTTGTGACAAAGACAAGGACTGCTCTGATGGCTCAGACGAGGTGGACTGTCCCAAGCCCACCTGCCACCCTCGGTCCTTCCAGTGCAACAATTCAATTTGCGTGTCATTGCTGTGGAAATGTGACGGAGACAGGGACTGTCTGGACGGGTCTGACGAGTGGCCGGAGAACTGCGAGGGGAAGCAGACGAAGAAGCCATCGCAATGTGGCGCCCATGATTTTGAGTGCTCAAACGGGGAATGTATTCATGGGGCATGGAGGTGTGATGGAACTCCCGACTGCTCAGACCAGTCAGATGAATTCAACTGCA GTCAGCCTAGTTGTCATGATGGTCAATTCCAGTGTGGCAACGGTGTCTGTATCAGTGAAACCCTGAAGTGTAACTCCGCGAACGACTGTGGGGACAACAGTGATGAAGTGGGCTGTCAAACAG aTAATGTGTGTGAAGGTCCAACCAACTTCAAGTGTGGCAGTGGGGAGTGCATCAGCATGGACAAAGTATGTGACTCAAACAGAGACTGCAACGATCAGTCAGACGAATCTCTTAAGTGTG GCAAAAACGAGTGTTCAACAGGAAATAACAGTTGTTCTCATCAATGCAATGACCTGAAGATTGGCTACAACTGCTCCTGCCCTGCAGGATACAGACTGAAGAGTGACAATCAAACCTGTGAAG ACATTGACGAATGTGAGGTGCCAGACACCTGCAGTCAGATCTGCATCAACCTGCCTGGAAGCTATAAGTGTGACTGCAACGACGGCTATCAAATTGATCCAGTGAGCAAAACATGCAAGGCTGAATCAG GGACAATTGCCACTCTGTTCTTCACCACCAAGCACGAGGTCAGGGAGCTCACAGTGGACCGCAGTGAGTATACCAGGCTGATCCCAGAGCTGAAAAATGCCGTGGCTCTGGATCTGGACATTCCAAACAAGAAGATCTTCTGGTCGGACCTCtctcagaagaaaatctttag CTCAAACATAGACATGGCCAGCAACTCTGCTAACCACAATGTTGTGATTGAAAATGGGATTGAAGCCCCAGAAGGCCTTGTGGTGGATTGGATCCATGGCAACATCTACTGGACTGACAGCACCTTGAAGAGCATCTCTGTGGCAACTACAGAAGGCAACAAAAGGAAGACCCTCATCAATGAGAAACTTGGGAGGCCTAGAGCCATCACAATTGACCCAGAAAATAA CTTTATGTACTGGACTGACTGGGGAGAGGAGGCTAAGATTGAGAAGTGTGGACTCAACGGAGTCGGTCGTGTTGCCTTGGTGACAGATAACATTGAATGGCCCAATGGCATCACCCTTG ATATGGTAAACCAGCGTCTATACTGGGTGGATGCCAAGCTGCATGCTATCTTCAGTGTTGATGTTAACGGAGGGACCAGACACACGATCATATCTGGTGAAGAAAACGTCCATCATCCCTTCTCACTGACTGTCTTCGAG GAGAAAGTTTTTTGGACAGAGTCCTTCCGTGGCACAGTTTCCAGTGCTAACCGTCtgacaggaaatgacatcaACGAGTTGGCGACTGACCTGCAAAATCCAGAGGCCCTTGTTCTTTACCACAACCTGAAGCAGCCAATCA GCATAAACTGGTGCAGAGTGGGTAACAGCATAAATGGAGGTTGTGAGCACCTGTGCCTTCCTGCTCCTCTGCTTGACGAGAGCTCTCCGAAATACACCTGTGCCTGTCCAGACAACATGGTCCTGGCCCCTGATATGAAGAAATGTGTGGGAG CTGCACCTCCTGCCAGGACTGACCCACCAAAAACGTTGTCCAAGACAACCACCAGTAAACCAGCCACACGTGGCACCACTAAAGCTGCTAAGATACCCACAACTAGCTCATCTGTCCAGCCTAAACCTGCTGGCACTCCTCAAG GCTTTCAAAAAGCTGTGATGCCTGAGGAAGCTCCTGCATCTCATCCTGTTGCTCTCTACATTTTTCTACCACTCG GAATCATAGCAGCACTGGTGTGTGGAGCAGTGTTGTTTTGGAGAAACTGGCACAGGAAGAACACCAACACCATCCACTTTGCCAATCCCGTGTACCAGAAAACCACAGAGGACGAGGTGCACATCTGCAGGAATGGTTCCGACGGCTTCGTCTATCCTGAG AGGCAAATTGTGAGCATGGACGACATGGAGATTGCATGA
- the LOC122829489 gene encoding transcription activator BRG1 isoform X4 has translation MIVDEGHRMKNHHCKLTQVLNTHYLAPRRVLLTGTPLQNKLPELWALLNFLLPTIFKSCSTFEQWFNAPFAMTGEKVDLNEEETILIIRRLHKVLRPFLLRRLKKEVEAQLPEKVEYVIKCDMSALQRVLYRHMQAKGVLLTDGSEKDKKGKGGTKTLMNTIMQLRKICNHPYMFQQIEESFSEHLGFSGGIVQGPDLYRASGKFEVLDRILPKLRATNHKVLLFCQMTTLMTIMEDYFAYRNFKYLRLDGTTKAEDRGMLLKTFNDPGSEYFIFLLSTRAGGLGLNLQSADTVIIFDSDWNPHQDLQAQDRAHRIGQQNEVRVLRLCTVNSVEEKILAAAKYKLNVDQKVIQAGMFDQKSSSHERRAFLQAILEHEEQDEVWGQELVNEEDEVPDDETVNQMIARSEEEFEQFMRMDLDRRREEARNPRRKPRLMEEDELPTWIMKDDAEVERLTCEEEEEKMFGRGSRQRKEVDYSDSLTEKQWLKAIEEGTLEEMEEEVRHKKTTRKRKRDRDLDLPGPSSSSGSRGRGDRDDDGKRQRKRGRPPAEKLSPNPPGFTKKMRKIVDAVIKYKDSSSGRQLSEVFIQLPSRKELPEYYELIRKPVDFRKIKERIRSHRYRSLGDLERDVMLLFQNAQTFNLEGSLIYEDSIVLQSVFTSLRQKIEKEEESEGEESDEEEEEQEDGSESESRSVKVKIRLSRKDKGGDRGKGRSRRTGRTRAKPVVSDDDSEDEQEEEHSASGTDEEA, from the exons ATGATTGTGGATGAAGGCCACCGCATGAAGAACCACCACTGTAAGCTGACCCAGGTTCTAAACACCCACTACCTCGCTCCAAGGCGAGTGTTGCTGACCGGGACGCCATTGCAGAACAAACTACCTGAACTGTGGGCGCTCCTCAACTTCCTGCTGCCCACCATTTTCAAGAGCTGCAGCACATTCGAGCAGTGGTTCAACGCCCCGTTTGCAATGACTGGAGAGAAG GTGGATCTTAATGAAGAGGAGACAATCTTGATTATTCGTCGCCTGCACAAAGTGCTGCGCCCCTTCCTGTTGCGAAGGTTAAAGAAAGAAGTGGAGGCTCAGCTTCCAGAAAAG GTGGAATATGTCATCAAGTGCGACATGTCGGCTCTTCAGAGGGTCCTGTACCGACACATGCAGGCCAAAGGGGTCCTGCTCACTGACGGATCCGAGAAAGACAAGAAG GGTAAAGGAGGCACAAAAACTCTGATGAACACCATCATGCAGCTGAGGAAGATCTGTAATCATCCCTATATGTTCCAGCAAATTGAG gaATCTTTCTCTGAGCATTTAGGATTCTCTGGTGGAATAGTCCAAGG TCCTGACCTTTATCGAGCTTCAGGAAAGTTTGAGGTGCTGGATCGCATCCTGCCAAAGCTGAGGGCCACAAACCACAAAGTGCTGCTCTTCTGCCAGATGACCACACTCATGACCATCATGGAGGATTACTTCGCCTACCGCAACTTCAAGTATCTGCGTCTGGACG GCACAACAAAGGCTGAAGACCGAGGAATGCTGCTGAAGACATTTAATGACCCGGGGTCAGagtactttatttttctgctgagcACAAGAGCTGGAGGTCTCGGCCTCAACCTGCAGTCTGCAGACactgtgattatttttgacTCTGATTGGAACCCACATCAG gacTTACAGGCTCAAGACAGAGCCCATCGCATCGGCCAGCAGAACGAGGTGCGAGTGCTGCGCCTCTGCACCGTCAACAGCGTGGAAGAGAAAATTCTGGCAGCTGCCAAGTATAAATTGAATGTGGACCAGAAAGTCATCCAGGCCGGCATGTTCGATCAGAAATCCTCCAGCCACGAGCGGCGGGCCTTCCTGCAGGCCATCCTGGAGCACGAGGAGCAAGACGAGGTCTGGGGTCAAGAGCTTGTGAAT GAGGAGGACGAGGTGCCGGACGATGAGACCGTCAACCAAATGATCGCCAGGAGCGAAGAGGAGTTTGAGCAGTTCATG CGCATGGACCTGGACAGGCGTCGCGAGGAGGCTCGTAATCCTCGGCGAAAACCTCGTCTGATGGAAGAGGACGAGCTTCCCACCTGGATCATGAAGGACGATGCTGAAGTTGAGCGTCTGACCTgcgaagaagaggaggaaaaaatgtTTGGGCGAGGTTCCCGACAGCGCAAGGAGGTGGACTACAGCGATTCACTGACAGAGAAACAGTGGCTGAAG gCAATTGAGGAAGGCACACTCGAAGAAATGGAGGAAGAAGTACGTCACAAAAAGACAACCCGAAAGAGGAAGAGGGACCGTGATCTGGATCTCCCAGGACCCTCGTCTTCCTCTGGGAGCCGGGGACGCGGCGACAGGGACGATGATGGGAAGAGACAACGGAAGAGGGGAAGACCGCCAGCTGAGAAACTCTCCCCCAACCCTCCGGGcttcacaaagaaaatgaggaaaatagTGGATGCTGTCATCAAATATAAAGACAG ctccagcgGGCGTCAGCTCAGCGAGGTTTTCATCCAGCTGCCATCCCGAAAGGAGCTGCCCGAGTACTACGAGCTGATCCGCAAGCCAGTGGACTTCAGGAAGATCAAG GAGAGGATTCGAAGCCACCGCTACCGCAGTCTGGGTGACCTGGAGAGAGACGTCATGCTGCTCTTCCAAAACGCTCAGACCTTCAACCTGGAGGGTTCCCTG ATATACGAAGACTCCATCGTGCTGCAGTCAGTGTTCACCAGCTTGAGGCAGAAGATcgagaaggaagaggagagcgAGGGAGAGGAGAgcgatgaggaggaggaagagcaggaggacGGATCGGAGTCAGAAT CTCGCTCAGTCAAAGTGAAAATCCGCCTGAGTCGAAAGGATAAAGGTGGAGATCGAGGAAAGGGGCGCAGCAGGCGAACAGGACGCACCCGCGCCAAACCGGTCGTCAGTGATGATGACTCCGAGGATGAacaggaggag GAGCACTCAGCCAGCGGCACTGATGAAGAGGCTTGA